One window of the Montipora foliosa isolate CH-2021 chromosome 4, ASM3666993v2, whole genome shotgun sequence genome contains the following:
- the LOC137999375 gene encoding lipopolysaccharide-responsive and beige-like anchor protein, with protein MDFFNAKDNATYLWNLAHFVSVLADNVIFCCGDLLPLLSSVTSRDYVQDVIEPCGGMSLETSFSFLNRLMSLVDVIVFNQFSRVQWRGGQPEPEYGWLSETVSEIRTLRMPEVILIKGICPQPDVIDCESIFDEGGKPEYPAKKPSKSDLDRLKLSPHVIRGQRLNPGHRVFCCAARNRLVCRQRNRPILPQITSGKLGKKALKEARQAIKTLIASTKPPSEQDVVQNIPGHMTTVTDPEKLLQEMDVNRLRAVVYRDFEDSKQAQFLALTVVYFIAVMMVAKYRDLLRSDDPEARARYHSMTSSDSTATEGEAQNQTGSRSRAASWGGQRNASAEVEEDMFNWNEGMALPSLMKSAVDFNRLSLSEKLEIGFKSSGSLLKEILVDFSPFLSRFLVGSHGQELVLEGLSCQKTDSVVELVMLLCSQEWQNSLQRNGGMAFMELVNEGRLLSHAMRERIVMTTSEAFVIVSKLEGISRQKHMQFVDLCRLTEATYSENDKLQDQLLLATKRRDFSVAKNVIQKVLDIITSEHGAWSVGQQPPSTVQFYRLDMWEDDSRRRMRFVKNEYGSSHPEATLLEGIEGKLRCRD; from the exons ATGGATTTTTTCAATGCAAAAGACAACGCAACGTACCTCTGGAACTTGGCCCACTTTGTGTCAGTACTCGCTGACAACGTAATTTTCTGCTGCGGGGATCTCTTGCCTCTGCTCTCCTCTGTTACGTCACGTGATTACGTTCAAGACGTCATCGAGCCGTGTGGCGGAATGAGTCTGGAAACAAGTTTTTCGTTTCTCAATCGGCTTATGTCTCTGGTGGATGTGATTGTATTTAACCAGTTCTCTCGCGTTCAGTGGCGTGGAGGGCAACCGGAACCTGAGTACGGGTGGCTTTCTGAGACAGTGTCTGAGATTAG gacCCTGAGGATGCCAGAGGTTATCCTTATTAAGGGTATCTGCCCGCagccggatgtaattgactgtgagtcgatttttgatgagggaggaaaaccggagtacccggcaAAAAAACCTTCAAAGTCAGATttagatcgactgaaactcagcccacatgtgATCCGAGGCCAGaggttgaacccgggtcacagag TATTTTGCTGTGCTGCGCGCAATCGTCTGGTGTGTCGGCAACGTAACAGGCCCATTCTTCCACAAATAACAAGCGGTAAACTTGGAAAAAAGGCGCTAAAGGAAGCCAGACAGGCAATCAAGACCCTGATAGCATCAACTAAACCTCCAAGCGAGCAG gATGTAGTGCAGAATATTCCTGGTCACATGACCACAGTGACAGATCCCGAGAAGCTGCTTCAAGAAATGGATGTAAACAGGCTTCGAGCAGTGGTGTACCGTGACTTTGAGGACAGCAAACAGGCTCAGTTCCTGGCTCTCACCGTGGTCTATTTCATAGCTGTTATGATGGTCGCTAAGTACAGGGACCTTCTCAGATCTGATGACCCTGAAGCAAGGGCGAGATACCACTCGATGACCTCGTCAG ACAGTACTGCGACAGAGGGCGAGGCACAAAATCAGACAGGTTCTCGCTCTCGAGCGGCCAGCTGGGGTGGACAGCGGAATGCTTCTGCAGAGGTGGAAGAAGATATGTTCAACTGGAATGAAGGAATGGCCCTACCCAGTCTCATGAAAAGCGCGGTAGACTTTAATCGATTAAGTTTGTCAGAAAAATTAGAGATTGGATTTAAATCATCTGGTTCCCTTCTCAAAGAGATATTGGTGGACTTCAGTCCCTTTCTCAGCCGATTTCTGGTTGGAAGTCATGGGCAAGAACTGGTTTTAGAAGGGCTTTCGTGTCAGAAGACGGATTCTGTTGTCGAGTTGGTCATGCTCTTGTGTTCGCAAGAATGGCAGAATTCTTTGCAGAG AAATGGAGGAATGGCGTTTATGGAGCTCGTCAACGAAGGAAGACTTCTCTCGCACGCCATGCGCGAACGTATTGTAATGACGACGAGCGAGGCGTTTGTGATCGTCAGCAAGCTGGAGGGAATTTCACGTCAAAAACACATGCAGTTTGTTGACCTGTGTCGCTTGACTGAAGCAACGTACAGCGAGAACGACAAACTGCAGGATCAGTTGCTTTTGGCGACAAAGAGGCGAGATTTTTCGGTGGCTAAGAATGTCATTCAAAAG GTACTAGACATAATAACCAGTGAACACGGCGCCTGGTCGGTGGGGCAGCAGCCGCCTTCAACTGTACAGTTTTACAGGCTAGACATGTGGGAGGATGACAGCCGAAGACGCATGCGCTTTGTCAAAAACGAGTATGGCTCCAGTCATCCCGAAGCGACTTTGCTCGAAGGCATAGAAGGTAAGCTGCGATGCAGGGATTGA